The nucleotide sequence GGTGTGGAGCTGCGGCTGCGCGTGGTCCCGGGGACGGCGACCGGCACGATCGTCAGCCTGGTCGAGCCGGACGGGCAGCGCAGCATGCTGGCCGACCGCGGCGCGAACCTGGCGCTGCGCCCCGCCGACGTGCCCGCACCTGCCGCGGGTGGTCACCTGCACCTGTCCGGCTACACGTTGCTGGACCCGGGCCCGCGCGAGGCCGGCCTCGCCGCCCTCGCTGCAGCGCGCGCGGCCGGCTGCACCGTCTCGGTCGACCCCGCCTCGATCGGCCCGCTGGGCGCCTACGGCGTGGACCGGTGGCTGGCGGACACCGCGGCCGCCACGATGGTGCTCCCCAACGCGGACGAGGCGCGGCTGCTCACCGGCTGCGCCGATCCGACCGACGCCGCGCGGGCGCTGGCGGGCCGGCACGCCGCCGTGGCGGTGACCCTCGGGCCGGACGGCGCGCTGTGGGCCGCGGGCGAGCGGCTGGTGCACCGGCCGGCTCGACCTGCGGCCGTCGTGGACACGACCGGCGCCGGGGACGCCTTCACCGCCGGCCTGCTCGCGGTGTGGCTCGACGACCCGCAGGGCGACCCCGCCGTCGCGCTGGGCGCGGGGCTGGCGCGGGCCGCCGACGTGGTGGAACGGGCCGGCGCCCGCTAGGCGTCAGACGTCGATGATCCGTGTCTTCCGCGCCGGGTTCTCGAGGATCCGGTCCGGCCGGGGTGGGGTGTAGCGATTGGGGTCGAGCCGCTTCTTCGGCGGCCGGTCGTTCGCCATCAGCACCGCGACCCAGGGCAGGACCGTGCCGAGGAACGCGAGGATGACCATCAGCCAGACCGTCTGGTAGAAGACGGCGGCGAGCACCAGCGCCACCCCGCGGACGGCCATGGTGATGGCGTAGCGCCGCTTCCGGGCGGCGTGCTGATCGGCGCGGCTGGGCTCGGCCTCGGTGATGAGCACCGGCTCGGGCCTGCGCGACCGGGGGAACTGCTGGCTCGAGGCCACGGGCACTCTTCCCTCCGACGGCCGGTGCCCCTGCGGTGGATCACCCCGCCGGGTTCCGGACCACCCCCATGGTGCCACCGGTGACGACCCGGTGGCGGCGTCTCCGGTTCAGCCGGCCGGCGCCTGCTTCGCCGCCTTGGCGGCCTGCTTCTGCTCCTGCTTGAACGCCCGTACCTGGGCCAGTGATTCCGGGCCGGTGATGTCGGCGACCGAGCGCCGCGAACCCTCGGTGCCGTAGTCACCGGCGGCCTCCCGCCAGCCCGGCGGGGTGACGCCGTACTGCTTGCCGAGCAGGGCCAGGAAGATCGCCGACTTCTGCGCTCCGAAGCCGGGCAGGCCGTTCAGCCGCTTCAGCAGGGTGGCGCCGTCCGGGGCGTCGGCCCAGAGCCGCTCGGTCCGCCCGTCGTAGTGCTCCACCAGGGCCCGGCACACCTCCTGCGCGCGGCCGGCCATCGATCCCGGGTAGCGGTGCAGCGCGGGCGGCCCTTGGAAGAGGCGGACCAGCTCCTCCGGGTCCATGGCGGCCAGCTGCCCGGCCGAGAGGGTCGCCACGCCGAGCCGGTCGGCGAGCAGCCGGGGCGCGCCGAACGCCCGTTCCATCGGGAACTGCTGGTCCAGCAGCATGCCGATCAGGAGGGCGAGCGGATCACGGCCGAGCAGGTCGTCGGCGGCGGGGTCCTGGGCGATGTGGACGGTGGGCACGCCGGAGATCGTGCCTCATCCCCGTCCCCGGTCAGCCACCCGGAGACGTCGCAGCGGCGACGGAGTCCGAGAGGGTACGAGCGGACGACGGCGGTGCCCGGGACGCCCACCACCAGACCGCCGGGCCTACGCCGACCACCGCCCGAACCCCACCGGCCGGCCGAACCGGCCAGCGACCCACCACCGTTCCAGCCCCGGAGGAACACACCCGGCACACCCGCCCACCGCACACGCGGAGTCGCCGATCCCCCCGTCCGTCTTCGTCGTCGACGGCCACCGCGACTGCGAGCACGACCGCTGCCACCCATGTCGCGACCGCCGCCACGGTGACGACTGCCCGCCTCGCCCGCCTCCCGTCAGCCTCCGTCGTCGGGCTGCCGGACGCGGCATCCCGCCGGTCCGGGACCTCACGCGGTCCGGCCCCCGACCACCGCAGTGGTCGGGGGCCGGCCGTAGGCGCGGGACCCGGGTCGATCAGCGCCGGACGTCGATGGTGACCGTCGCGGTGCTGCTCACCGGGGCCCCGAAGCTGTCGACCATCGACAGCGTGCACGCGAAGGTCGCCGTCCCGACCGTGGTCGGCCGCGCCCGCAGCTGGACGTTCGCGTGCTGCCCTGCCGGGTAATCGCGATTGCCGACCTGCCGGGCTGCTCCCGGAGCCAGCTCCAGCGTCATCGGGGCGGATCCCGCTGTCTGCTGGCAGCCGTACGAGAACGAGCTGCCGAGCAGCCTGCCCGTGCCCTCGTTGCCGAACTGGGCCACCAGCTGGACGGTCTGCTTGACGTTCGCGCGGACGGTCGGCCCGTGGTTGAAGCGCTGGTACAGCTTCGTCGTCGTGGGCGGCGGGGTGACGACCACGTCGAAGGTGACCGGGGTGGCGTCGTTCCCGGCGGCGTCCTCGGCGGTGCACGTCACCTCGGTGGTGCCGATGGGGAACTGCGATCCCGACGGCGGCGTGCACACCGGAGTCACCGCACCGTCACGGGTGTCACCGGCCTCCGGCGTCGGATAGGTCACCCGAGCGCCGTCGACACCGGTCGAGGTGGCCGCGACGTCGTCCTGGCCGGCGATCCGCGGTGGGAGCACGTCGGCGGGGCGAGGTGCCAGCTCCGCCGGGTCGACGATGCCCCAGTACGCCGGAGCCGCCTGCAGGTCGTCGTCGAAGGGAAGCGGCGTCTCCCACGGCCGGGCGGCCGGCCAGGTGCGCAGCCAGCTGCGGGCGTTGCTGATGCCCCAGAAGGTCACCGCCTCGATGGACCCGGAGTGCCGGCGCAGCATCTCGAAGAGGTCGCGGTAGTAGTAGCCGACCTCGGTGGCCGCCTCACCCGCTGCCATGGCCGGGGAGTGCTGCGGCGTCGTGCCGTTGCTGACGTCGGCTCCGTGGTTCTCCTTGGAGTTGCTGACGTCGAGCTCGGTGATGGCCTGCAGCAGCGTCGGGTCGAGCTCCTCCACGGCGGACAGGCTGGCCTCGAGCCACTCCACCGGCCGGGCGAAGTCCACGTGCGCCTGGTGGCCCACGCCGTCGATCGGGACGCCCCGGTCCAGCAGCGCACCGATCAGCGAGAGGTAGTCGTCGCGCTTGCCGGGCATCTCGGTGTTGTAGTCGTTGATGAAGAGCTCGGCCTCGGGGAAGTACTCGTCGGCCAGACGGAAGGCGTGGTCGACGAACGACTCGCCGAGCACCTGGAACCAGCGACTGTCGCGCATGTCGTGCGGATTGGCGTTGTCACCGTCGGCGATGACCTCGTTGACGACGTCCCAGGCCCAGATGGGGCTGCTGCCGTCCGGGAACCGGGCGTCGATGTGCTCGTCGATCGCCCTGATGTGCGTCTCCATGCGCGCGAGCAGCAGCGCCTGGTCCTCCGGGCTGCTGGTCAGCGGCGTGCCGTCCGTGTCCGTGAAGAACCAGTCGGGGGTCTGCGAGTGCCACGCGAGCACGTGGCCGTAGACCTCGATGTCGTTCGCGACGGCGAGGTCGAGCAACGCGTCCAGGTCGCCGAAGGTGAAGGTCCCCTCGGTGGGCTGGATCTCGGCCGGCTTGGCGTCGTTCTCCGGCGTGATGGAGTTGAAGTGCTTCTCGACCAGAGCCGAGGGACGGCCCACGGTCTCGCGCTGGTCGATGGCGACCCCGACGTACTCGAAGCCCTGTGCGCCGAGGACGTCCTCGAGGGCCGGGATGTCCTGGATCGGGGTCTCCACGACGCCGGTGAGGGAGAAGTCGTCGATGAGGAAGTCGACGTCCGCATCGCCCTCGACGTAGAGCTGCGCCTCGTCGATGGGGGCGCCCAGCGTGTACGTGCCCGTGAGCCGGGTCCATGCGCCGGCGCTCACCACGGCACTGGCGCCCGCGACGTTGTCGTAGTTCGTGGTGGTGCCGCGGTTCCGCTGGATGGAGACGTTGAGCGACGCCGGCTCCTCGCCCGGCGCCAGCGTGGCCCAGACCGAGACGGCGACGGTCTCACCGACCGCCAGCCCGCGGGTGACGTCGATGCTCGGACCCTGCCAGGACTGCAACCGGTCGGTGGTCAGCAGGCTGTTGCTCCCGCCGTGCGCGGCGGAGTCCGTCACGGCGACCTCGGCGTCGCCGCGCGGGACCCAGCCCTGCAGACCGGCCTCGAAGTCCGTGGTGATGTCCTCGCGGCTGCCCGGCTCCGTCGGTGCGGCCGCCTCACCGATGATCGTGACGTCGTCGACGAAGAAGCTCTGGGTCGGGTCGGGGCTCTCCAGGTACAGCTCGAGGGAACTGTTGGCGGTGGCGTGCTCGTAGGTGCCGCCGACCTTCGTCCAGGAGCTGTCGCTGACCGGGACCTGCCATGCGACGGTGTCGTACGCCGTGCTGCCGCCGACCGGCGTGCGCGCCACGCTCAGGGTCACCAGGTCGGTGCCGGAGCCCTGCGGCAGGCGGACCCACGACTCGACGGCGTAGGTGCCGGCCGGCATGATCTGCCGGCCGTCGAGGCCCGGTCCCTCCCAGTTCTGCGTTCGTCCGGTGACCGCCAGGCTCTGCGCACCCGTGCGGGCCACGTCCCCGGTGGCGGCGAGCTGCGCACCGCCGCGGCCGAACCAACCATCGGTCCCGCCCTCGAACGAGGTCTGGTGGACGGTGGACGGAGCGGCCACCGCGGTGGGGGCGGCCAGCAGGCCGACTCCCGCGGTCATGGCGAGAGCGAGTGCCCCCGCGGCCAGACGACGTCGTCTCATGTGGGTCCCCTCGAGAGGATCGCGGAGCGGCTCTGCTCCGGAGGTCCCGGTCGGCGTTCGAAATCGTTATCGACGACCAGGCGATGAGAGTGGACGACATGGAGCAGCCGGCCGTCAACGGTTTCGGGGTGTTTCGAAAACCCCTCTGCCATGCCAGGCGCCGGCGTCATCCGCCGCGCACTCCGCCTGGACCGTGAGACGTGGCTCTCTCGAACGCGTGCCCATGCCGGGCAGTCGGCGGACGAGGACCTGTCCGACGAGGCCGACACCTGATGGTCCGCGGCGCCGCCACGCAGCGTGCCCTGGCCCCTCGACGGCGAGGCCGATGTCGTCGCAGTGGACACCACCTGGGGCGAGGTCCAGCGCCTGGAGCCTTCCCCCGGGGTCCGCACCGTCGGCGAACTGGAACTGATCGAGCTGGTCGGCCAGGGAGCCGCGCTCATCGACTGCCGCACGGCCGGGCCCTTCGGAGGCCGCACCATCCCCGGCTCGGTGCTCCTCCCCCACGACCAGGTGCTCGAGCGACGCGGCGGGCTGGACCCCGGGCGGCTGTCGATCCTGTTCTGCGACGGACCGCAGTGTCCGCAGTCCCCTGACGCCATCCGGCAGCTCCTGGAGGCGGGCTACCCGGCAGATGCCCTGGCCTACCACCGCGGAGGCGCGCACGACCGGGTGACGCTGGCGATGCCCACGCACGCACGCGAGGACCGAGATCACCGGACGGTCGGCGGTCGGAGCCGCCTCAGCCCGGGTTCCCGCTGCTTCGTCGACGCACGTACCGGTCCAGCAGCATGCCGATCAGGAGGGCGAGCGGGTCGCGGCCGAGCAGGTCGTCGGCGGCGGGGTCGTGGGCGACGTGGACGGTCGGCACGCGCAGAATCCCTCCCGATGCACCGGCCGCGACGGTCAGCCGGCGCGTGGCCGCGGTCGGAACGGCGCGGGTGACGCCGCCCACGGCAGCCGCCCGGTGGAGACGGTCGTCCGACGGATCGGCTCCGCCGTCGCGGCTCGAGCTCGCTCGGGGACCGTCCCCGGCATCGGGGACGCCCCACGTCGCTGGAGCACGGCACCACCGGAGACCGGGGTTCACCGCCGCACCGGTTGCCGGGTCAGGGCGCTACCTCGTCGACGAGGTCCTCCGCGGCCGTGCGC is from Blastococcus sp. HT6-4 and encodes:
- a CDS encoding DUF3099 domain-containing protein; the protein is MASSQQFPRSRRPEPVLITEAEPSRADQHAARKRRYAITMAVRGVALVLAAVFYQTVWLMVILAFLGTVLPWVAVLMANDRPPKKRLDPNRYTPPRPDRILENPARKTRIIDV
- a CDS encoding HhH-GPD-type base excision DNA repair protein, with protein sequence MPTVHIAQDPAADDLLGRDPLALLIGMLLDQQFPMERAFGAPRLLADRLGVATLSAGQLAAMDPEELVRLFQGPPALHRYPGSMAGRAQEVCRALVEHYDGRTERLWADAPDGATLLKRLNGLPGFGAQKSAIFLALLGKQYGVTPPGWREAAGDYGTEGSRRSVADITGPESLAQVRAFKQEQKQAAKAAKQAPAG
- a CDS encoding PfkB family carbohydrate kinase; protein product: MAIPVVVVGDVATDVVVMPSGAPAPGSDRPAAIRSRGGGAGANVAFHLARLGAPTLLAGCIGDDAAGAGLAAELTAAGVELRLRVVPGTATGTIVSLVEPDGQRSMLADRGANLALRPADVPAPAAGGHLHLSGYTLLDPGPREAGLAALAAARAAGCTVSVDPASIGPLGAYGVDRWLADTAAATMVLPNADEARLLTGCADPTDAARALAGRHAAVAVTLGPDGALWAAGERLVHRPARPAAVVDTTGAGDAFTAGLLAVWLDDPQGDPAVALGAGLARAADVVERAGAR
- a CDS encoding endo-1,4-beta-xylanase, which produces MRRRRLAAGALALAMTAGVGLLAAPTAVAAPSTVHQTSFEGGTDGWFGRGGAQLAATGDVARTGAQSLAVTGRTQNWEGPGLDGRQIMPAGTYAVESWVRLPQGSGTDLVTLSVARTPVGGSTAYDTVAWQVPVSDSSWTKVGGTYEHATANSSLELYLESPDPTQSFFVDDVTIIGEAAAPTEPGSREDITTDFEAGLQGWVPRGDAEVAVTDSAAHGGSNSLLTTDRLQSWQGPSIDVTRGLAVGETVAVSVWATLAPGEEPASLNVSIQRNRGTTTNYDNVAGASAVVSAGAWTRLTGTYTLGAPIDEAQLYVEGDADVDFLIDDFSLTGVVETPIQDIPALEDVLGAQGFEYVGVAIDQRETVGRPSALVEKHFNSITPENDAKPAEIQPTEGTFTFGDLDALLDLAVANDIEVYGHVLAWHSQTPDWFFTDTDGTPLTSSPEDQALLLARMETHIRAIDEHIDARFPDGSSPIWAWDVVNEVIADGDNANPHDMRDSRWFQVLGESFVDHAFRLADEYFPEAELFINDYNTEMPGKRDDYLSLIGALLDRGVPIDGVGHQAHVDFARPVEWLEASLSAVEELDPTLLQAITELDVSNSKENHGADVSNGTTPQHSPAMAAGEAATEVGYYYRDLFEMLRRHSGSIEAVTFWGISNARSWLRTWPAARPWETPLPFDDDLQAAPAYWGIVDPAELAPRPADVLPPRIAGQDDVAATSTGVDGARVTYPTPEAGDTRDGAVTPVCTPPSGSQFPIGTTEVTCTAEDAAGNDATPVTFDVVVTPPPTTTKLYQRFNHGPTVRANVKQTVQLVAQFGNEGTGRLLGSSFSYGCQQTAGSAPMTLELAPGAARQVGNRDYPAGQHANVQLRARPTTVGTATFACTLSMVDSFGAPVSSTATVTIDVRR